A DNA window from Hydractinia symbiolongicarpus strain clone_291-10 chromosome 6, HSymV2.1, whole genome shotgun sequence contains the following coding sequences:
- the LOC130648022 gene encoding tigger transposable element-derived protein 6-like: MAMSKQQLAGKLAKKTLSLDDKIKFLDFAKKNPELGCRKLADIYKIGKTAAANILRDEKKIREQHEIFREKTKKRNRHGKYHKINEILFEWYKRCCASNIYPNGVMLKEEALEIKEKLQNSDFDNFSASDGWLDRWKTTYSVKERRIVGEAGDVSTETVTSWMERIKELVEGYSLENIWNMDESGCFFKALPAKGLVEKGKQAKGGKKSKLRLTVAFFVNAAGEKIDQPVVIWKSKVPRCFKKLKDPSRPANVHYFSNPKSWMTSQDRKVILFLDNATCHPESMIGQFSQIKIIFLPKNTTSRLQPLDAGIIQNFKVKYRKRLVKYVLARIQENKSATEIIKSVDILMAIQWVQDAWKEVTNLTIKNCFEKCGVVQGESELMEDQEDDLEFEALVKELTEDMSAAEYIDFDADVPASEPRINELEINWRHQIREASINAIENPEMACQVEEISEDDDGSEDVVEKEMLGFTELITMLDKIKRSTIFDDTCQEMLSTITKKIEELQLQNRKQSLIKDYFK, translated from the exons CAAAAAAAATCCAGAACTTGGATGTAGAAAACTAGCAGACATTTACAAGATTGGAAAGACAGCCGCAGCAAATATTTTAAGAGACGAAAAGAAAATTCGTGAACAACATGAAATTTTTcgtgagaaaacaaaaaaacgtaacCGCCATGGCAAGTATCACAAGATAAATGAGATCTTATTCGAATGGTACAAAAGATGTTGCGCTTCTAACATCTACCCTAATGGTGTAATGCTTAAAGAGGAGGCGTTGGAAATTAAGGAAAAACTTCAGAACAGCGATTTTGATAATTTCTCCGCCTCTGACGGTTGGTTGGATCGTTGGAAAACAACATATTCCGTCAAAGAACGTCGTATTGTTGGTGAAGCTGGTGACGTTTCTACAGAAACAGTTACTTCCTGGATGGAGAGGATCAAAGAATTGGTTGAAGGTTATTCActagaaaatatttggaacatggaCGAGTCTGGCTGTTTTTTTAAAGCTCTACCGGCCAAAGGGTTAGTGGAAAAAGGAAAACAAGCAAAAGGTGGGAAAAAGTCAAAGCTTAGAttaactgtcgctttttttgtaaatgcagCTGGGGAAAAGATCGACCAGCCTGTTGTTATCTGGAAGAGTAAAGTCCcgcgttgttttaaaaaattgaaagatccATCGCGTCCAGCTAACGTTCACTACTTTTCAAATCCTAAATCTTGGATGACATCTCAA gaCAGAAAAGTTATTCTTTTTCTGGACAACGCCACCTGTCATCCGGAGTCAATGATAGGCCAGTTTTCACAaatcaaaatcattttcttaCCGAAGAACACAACTTCAAGGCTTCAACCACTCGATGCGGGGATCATCCAAAACTTCAAGGTGAAGTACAGAAAAAGACTGGTCAAATACGTGCTTGCAAGGATCCAGGAGAATAAATCTGCAACTGAAATTATCAAGAGCGTAGACATACTTATGGCTATTCAATGGGTTCAAGATGCGTGGAAAGAAGTAACCAACTTGACCATCAAAAATTGTTTCGAGAAATGTGGCGTAGTTCAAGGAGAAAGTGAATTGATGGAAGATCAAGAAGATGACTTGGAATTTGAAGCTCTGGTGAAGGAATTAACTGAAGATATGTCTGCTGCAGAATACATCGATTTTGACGCCGATGTTCCAGCTTCGGAGCCAAGAATTAACGAATTAGAAATAAATTGGCGACATCAAATCCGAGAAGCTAGCATTAACGCAATTGAAAATCCAGAGATGGCATGTCAGGTCGAAGAGATTTCCGAGGATGATGATGGGAGTGAAGACGTGGTTGAAAAAGAAATGCTTGGTTTCACCGAGCTAATCACTATGCTTGATAAAATTAAGCGATCtactatttttgatgatacatgCCAAGAAATGTTGTCAACCATTACGAAAAAGATTGAGGAACTTCAGcttcaaaatagaaaacaatccTTAATCAAAGATTATTTCAAATAG